The uncultured Carboxylicivirga sp. genomic interval ATGATTCAGGGCTTTATATTTTAAACAATCTAAATTCTTAAGAATAAATTTCTTTCTTAGCAGATTTTAATGTGTTAATAATCAATGATGTGATTGTCATTGGTCCAACTCCACCAGGAACAGGTGTAATAAATGAACATTTTGGAGCTACTTCGTCGAACAATACATCACCTTTTAAGCGCCAGCCTGATTTTGTTTCGGTTGAAGGAACGCGGGTAGTTCCCACATCAATAACAACAGCCCCTTCTTTCACCATTTCACCTTTTACAAAACCCGGAGAACCAATTGCAGCAACAATAATATCAGCTTGCAGGCATAATTCTTTTAAATCTTTGGTGCGGCTATGAGCAACCGTTACTGTTGCATCACCAGGATAGCCTTTTTGTGATAGTAAAACACTCATTGGACGACCAACAATATTACTTCGGCCAATCACTACTACATTTTTACCAGAAGTTTCAATTTCGTATCGTTTCAATAAC includes:
- the folD gene encoding bifunctional methylenetetrahydrofolate dehydrogenase/methenyltetrahydrofolate cyclohydrolase FolD, with translation MQLIDGKLTSKKIREEIAEEVKQLIASGVKKPHLAAILVGHDGGSESYVAGKMKACEEVGFNSSLIRYEEEVTEDELLAKVHELNNDDDIDGFIVQLPLPKHISEEKVTEAIDPRKDVDGFHPVNVGRMTIGMPAFISATPQGIMELLKRYEIETSGKNVVVIGRSNIVGRPMSVLLSQKGYPGDATVTVAHSRTKDLKELCLQADIIVAAIGSPGFVKGEMVKEGAVVIDVGTTRVPSTETKSGWRLKGDVLFDEVAPKCSFITPVPGGVGPMTITSLIINTLKSAKKEIYS